In the Carboxydothermus hydrogenoformans Z-2901 genome, CACCTTTTACCGTAAACTCTTCCCGGCCAATTATAAATTTATGGTCTTTAAATAAGCCATTTAAAAGATGAAGCAAAAACTCATAAAGGGGGGAACTAATCTTTAAAGAACATTCCCCAATTATCCAGAAACCATCCGGTGCTAACTTTTTCCTCTTGGCTAATATCTGGGAAAAAGTAAAAAATTTAAAACGCCTCTCCCCAAAACCTTCGTCATGAAGCTTTCGGGCAAATTCCGGTGATGATTTGGCAATAGTTTCATAAATTGCTGAGGTAATTTGGTACTGGTAATTAAACGGTAAAAAGACCGCTTTCTCCCGCGGTTTTAAAAGTACCTCTATGCGCATAATTTTCCTCCCATCCAAAAATTGTTCGATTAAAGGGCTCGAAGGTTAATTCTTCGAGCCCTAATCTAAAATCCTTAATTTAATCCATCCCGTGGGATATAAAGGCTTCCCTTTCTCCACCACTATTTTTCGGGTTTTAGGGAAAGGAAAGTTTTCCCGGTATTTTATCTTGGCCCAGTTAATTACTTCCTTTAACTCCTCTTCCGGAAGGGCTTCTTTTAAAGTCTTACTGTTAAAGCCAGTTCCCCAGCCTAACTGCAAAATTATTCCGTCATTGCTATCCTGAATAAGTTTCTGGTAAAACTTTTTAAGCTCTTCAAGACCAATTTCCTCATAAAATTTTAGTTCATTTTGTAAAAATTGCCGCTGAACCTCTTTGGCCCTCTCCTGCCAGTTATTAAAAAATGCTTTATTCACCAGAGGAAAGTTATCATCGTTAAGATACTTTTCCTCTACCTTAAAACTTCCCTGAAGCTTAACTCCCGGTTTAAAACCAATGAAAAAGCTGCTGGTAGCCTGCTCCAAATCTGCTGTAGATTGCTCTCCAGGTAGAACTTTCCACCGGTAACCACTGGTCGTAAGGCTTAACACCTTTACCTGATAAAGCCCTAAACTTTCCTCCCCCAGGGGCAGGCTGTCACCTACCTTAAGAGCACGGAAAAGAGAGTAATTAGGGGTTCCGGTTAAAGCCATTTCCGCTGCTTCGCTTAGTTTCTCTTTCTTGATCCTTGGATTTTGCAGCCTTTCTTTAATTTTTTGGTTAAAAGTTTCTTTTATTTCGGGTAAATTTATTTTATAGATTAACGTCCTAAGAGAACCTTTCAAAGAACTTCCGGGTAAATAAAAACCCTGCCCTTCAGCTACAGGGGCTAAAACTTCCGCTTTGCGAATTTTCAGGTCCATTAAAGTTTTCCTTGAACTGGAAAATTTAAAACGTGGAAATTCTCTGGCCCAGGGATATGACTCTCCCAGAAAAAATCCCGGTCTTTTAACCTTATCCAAAAAATCGTTTAACACAAACCTTGGCGAGGTAAATACCCGCTCCATATCGGCAACCACAAATTTTTCTTCTTCTAACGAAATTAAATATTCCAGGGGAGGATATTTTTGACCGGAACCAACAAAGAGCGGAGATAAAACCTCAATTTCGTATGTTGCCACTTATATCCCCCCTTTCCAAGGAAGGGTAAAGGCATAACCGTACCGGTATACCGGATGCTCGGTAAAGTATTTGGGAGTAACATCTACCAAACGTCCCACTGGCTTAAAGCCAAAGACTGAACCCGGTCCAAAGAAACGTACCGATTTTTTTCTTACCCCCCGGTCAAAACTGCTAAACACATATCCCCCTGACTCAACTAGGGTGTAGGCTTTTACCCCATCTGCAATCTTAAGTAATTCATCTTCCTTAGGATAATAATTTGAAAGTAAAAACCTATATTCTCCTTGAAGCGGCCAAGAAAAATCTTCCCGAAACTCTATGGAAAACTGGCCAAAGCCGTAGGTCCTCTCTCCTCCCAGTCCTTCATCCGCCAGAACTCTTAAAGCTGTTTCAAATTTTGTTTTCCACTCCGGTGCTATTTCATAGAGGAAATATAGATAAATATTTTCCGCAAAGGTTATACCCGTGCAGTAATAAATGTTGGAACTGGAAGTAATCCGGTCTAAGGCTACCCGAGGAATCTCCCGGCTTTGGTGCCAGTACTCCTGCTTTACCGGAAGATATGCTTTCTGAACAACATACCCTTCTCCCGGCCCTTCGCCTTTAGCAATTTTTTCTAAGCTTTCTACGGGTAAGTATTCTATTTTTTTTGCAGTTTTTACATCCGTAAAATAAGGAGTTAAATCCAAAGTCAAAGGCTTAGGAACAAAATAATATACTTTTTCCCCGGTAACTTGAGCTGGAAAGAGAGAAGAAAGTTCTAAAACCGGTTTTTCCAATAAAGCTTCGAAAAAGGCCTTCGTCTCCCCAGCCCCATAATAAAGGGAATAAGCATTTAAGAGAGCCGAAAACAGCTGGTCGCTTCCCGGCAAGATTTTACTATTAGTTAGATCCCCTGTTCTCCTACCCAGATTTAGAGGGCCTTTAGGCTTAATTAGAGCTATTTTGTAGGCCATTGGCTTCTCCCCTTTACTTCAACAATTGCGGAATATTCTTCTGCATAAGCTCCTCTAAAGACCCCATTACTATCGGTTGAGCGCTAAAGTTTCCGGTCTCATATTCCTCGCGAGACTTCCAGTAAACTGCTAAATCTTTAAACATAATCTTTCCGTAACCTCGGCTGCCGGAACCTCCGAGATAGTCATCTTCTAAAAGCTTCATTGCAGTTAATACTTTAGAAAACAGCTCTTTATCTTCTTCCCGCAAAACGTTATAAACCAGTTCAAAGCAAAACTCCGCTCCCCGCGGTACTCTTTCGGTCTGCCGGGGATTAGCCGCCGAAGTAATCCGGTCAATGGAGTTTTCAAATTTAACCTCGGTCCATTCCAAATCAAGATTGGGCTTAATGTCTTTAATGCTTTCTTCATCCAAGCAGGCATCCCTGAAATAGAGGCGGGTGGGGGTAGCGTTGGAAATCACCAGCTCAGTCTGATTATCAGCAAGAGTGTATTTCCCGTGGTTTCTACCAAAGATAATACATACCGGACATTCCGGTTCATTGCAAATATGAATGCGAATTGGTTCAGCACCTTTTTTCTGTAATACCAGTTTGGTTGCACTCAAATAGCCTTCGTGATTTTCCAGTAAGCTCCGAAGTTTTCCTTTTAAACTGGATCCTGGAATATACGGTTTTCCTTCCTCATCTTTAATAACGCTATTGTCAACCCCACCAATTTCAGTATTCCCCTGGGCTCCACCTATATGAAGGCCGGTTAAAGCTTTGATTTTACCTTTAATTACAATTTTTCCTAAAAGTTTTAACTCTTCCATCCCTCATCCCTCCTATTCTTTACCGCCATAAGCCCGGTGATAGGCAACTACAGCTTCAAAAAAATCAATAAACCGTTTAAATTTCTCATAGCTATCAATCTGGGCCAAAGCTTTATCGGCAATTTTTTGCAAATCTCTCACCTGACTGTACCGCCCAGCAATATACGCAAACTTAGCCCGGAGTAAATTAACCCGGTAAGGACCGTCGGAATCTTTATAATTAATAGATTTTGCTTCCGTATAAAGATTTCTAATCTGGGAAGTAGTCATTTTAGCCACCCGGGCTAAAAAACTACCAAGCTTCTCCGCACTTGAAATTAAAAGCTCCCCTTTGGGGTCTTCTATTGGATTTAAAAACTTATCCACTGCTTGCAGTACTTCCTGGACAGGGTTTTCCTGGTTTTGCTGTCTTCCAGGATTGGCTCTATTATTTTTTCCATTCATCATTAATCCCCCCTCGCTCTTAGTTCTAATTCTGCCCACCGTGCCGCCGGTGAAGCTAAAGGATTGATTTCGGTAGTATTGAATACCACCACATCCATAATCTTTTCGCGGAAATAAGTTTGTAACTCCTTCTTAAGACTATCCCGGTAACGGCTTAACTGATATACCAGGCGCCACACCTTGGGATAGGATGCCTCCCGTTCGCCAGCATTTAGAAGATTTTTTATACCGTATAGATGCTGGATAATTGCCCTGGAACCTCCGCCTTGAACTACTTTCTTAATGTGGTCTTTTAATCCTTGTAACCGGCTAAACTCATCCCAGGTATAAGCCCTGTCTAAAAAGGCAATCTTATCTTTGCTCCCAGTTTTAGCTTTCTCCTCCAAAAGCTCATAAGCCTCTTGGGCAACTTTAAAGAGAGGATGCTTAAAGTTTGGGGCAAGCTTGATGGCCGCTGAAAAAGTTAAATCGCGGTTGCCTGCACAGTAAAGGGTAAATTGCCGCCTTAATTTCAAGGCC is a window encoding:
- the csm5 gene encoding type III-A CRISPR-associated RAMP protein Csm5; protein product: MATYEIEVLSPLFVGSGQKYPPLEYLISLEEEKFVVADMERVFTSPRFVLNDFLDKVKRPGFFLGESYPWAREFPRFKFSSSRKTLMDLKIRKAEVLAPVAEGQGFYLPGSSLKGSLRTLIYKINLPEIKETFNQKIKERLQNPRIKKEKLSEAAEMALTGTPNYSLFRALKVGDSLPLGEESLGLYQVKVLSLTTSGYRWKVLPGEQSTADLEQATSSFFIGFKPGVKLQGSFKVEEKYLNDDNFPLVNKAFFNNWQERAKEVQRQFLQNELKFYEEIGLEELKKFYQKLIQDSNDGIILQLGWGTGFNSKTLKEALPEEELKEVINWAKIKYRENFPFPKTRKIVVEKGKPLYPTGWIKLRILD
- the csm4 gene encoding type III-A CRISPR-associated RAMP protein Csm4 — translated: MAYKIALIKPKGPLNLGRRTGDLTNSKILPGSDQLFSALLNAYSLYYGAGETKAFFEALLEKPVLELSSLFPAQVTGEKVYYFVPKPLTLDLTPYFTDVKTAKKIEYLPVESLEKIAKGEGPGEGYVVQKAYLPVKQEYWHQSREIPRVALDRITSSSNIYYCTGITFAENIYLYFLYEIAPEWKTKFETALRVLADEGLGGERTYGFGQFSIEFREDFSWPLQGEYRFLLSNYYPKEDELLKIADGVKAYTLVESGGYVFSSFDRGVRKKSVRFFGPGSVFGFKPVGRLVDVTPKYFTEHPVYRYGYAFTLPWKGGI
- the csm3 gene encoding type III-A CRISPR-associated RAMP protein Csm3, whose translation is MEELKLLGKIVIKGKIKALTGLHIGGAQGNTEIGGVDNSVIKDEEGKPYIPGSSLKGKLRSLLENHEGYLSATKLVLQKKGAEPIRIHICNEPECPVCIIFGRNHGKYTLADNQTELVISNATPTRLYFRDACLDEESIKDIKPNLDLEWTEVKFENSIDRITSAANPRQTERVPRGAEFCFELVYNVLREEDKELFSKVLTAMKLLEDDYLGGSGSRGYGKIMFKDLAVYWKSREEYETGNFSAQPIVMGSLEELMQKNIPQLLK
- the csm2 gene encoding type III-A CRISPR-associated protein Csm2 → MMNGKNNRANPGRQQNQENPVQEVLQAVDKFLNPIEDPKGELLISSAEKLGSFLARVAKMTTSQIRNLYTEAKSINYKDSDGPYRVNLLRAKFAYIAGRYSQVRDLQKIADKALAQIDSYEKFKRFIDFFEAVVAYHRAYGGKE